One window of the Solanum stenotomum isolate F172 chromosome 11, ASM1918654v1, whole genome shotgun sequence genome contains the following:
- the LOC125843750 gene encoding kinase-interacting protein 1, translating to MLQRAATNAYSWWAASHIRTKQSKWLEQSLQDMEEKVEDVIKLIEEDGDSFAKRAEMYYKKRPELINFVEESYRAYRALAERYDKLSRELQSANNTIATLFPEQIQLAMDEEDDYGTPRMPKNFPQVPTTGANIPNVPPKAPVKDMKGLLKTGTLQFLGKKTANKARDANKEAPKSGLTKDEALEEIDKLQRDILSLQTVKEFVKSSYQSGIAKTMEIEHQIVEKHQKICSLEDEFGEARIIEDDEARTLMAEAALKSCQETLAQLQEKQEQSTNEAKEEFKKIEEARKKLKSFRQKYLGDPADETEPDEKDDESAEVTDVSSQCTSQEEAGEQMESLHGKMNEQFDASSMSSLTVTQLAEKIDELVNKVVSLETAVSTQTVLIERLRTEACGLHTQVRTLEDDKAATLTEDTHNLNVRVTMLEEKLKGIQDLNKDVETQNSSLKTHFAEAHTSLGQLSFKLTSVKPDEEVDESDSSQDEEEDLADIRSQKEPEKEKNHVSASEVKKEQDHVSASEVKKQQDPVSTSEVKKEQDLLTVVSDKEVQEDTKSPKKHVELLEPTVAEKGEERVSSKSESSVHHEPKPQEDEEKDDDLTWQQMLLTGLEDKEKILLTEYTTILRNYKELKRKLIEMEKKERDTEFEVTLQIRELKSAISKKDEEIESLRLKLSLVQGNASESSESKEEKQQDLNPSDDRSLKPVDTPKKEEKNEQDVKIILIDQRSSLSPVEEKLRMGIDALLDENLDFWLRFSSAFHQIQKFKTTAQDLQGEITTLKEKETKEGSSKTDMKSEIRPIYKHLREIQNELTVWLEQSLSLKDELKRRFSSLCSIQEEITKALKDGVEEDEIRFSSHQAAKFQGEVLNMKQENNKVREELEAGVEHVTTLQVDVEKTLRKLDHQFDVGGNQPQLTNSASRSRIPLRAFIFGTKVKKNKRSFFHHNRKYQVLKGGVPL from the coding sequence ATATGGAAGAGAAGGTAGAAGATGTGATCAAGCTCATTGAAGAAGATGGAGATTCATTTGCTAAAAGAGCAGAGATGTACTACAAGAAAAGACCAGAGCTAATAAACTTTGTGGAAGAATCTTATCGTGCATATCGAGCATTGGCTGAGCGATATGACAAGTTATCGAGGGAGTTGCAGAGTGCCAACAACACCATTGCAACACTTTTTCCAGAACAGATTCAACTAGcaatggatgaagaagatgattaTGGTACTCCAAGAATGCCAAAGAACTTCCCTCAAGTACCAACAACTGGTGCAAATATACCAAATGTTCCTCCAAAGGCTCCTGTTAAAGACATGAAAGGTCTGTTGAAAACAGGCACACTGCAATTTCTAGGCAAGAAAACAGCTAACAAAGCAAGAGATGCAAACAAAGAAGCACCAAAATCTGGTTTGACTAAAGACGAGGCGCTTGAAGAGATTGACAAGCTCCAGAGAGATATACTGTCTTTGCAAACTGTGAAAGAGTTTGTGAAAAGTTCTTACCAAAGTGGGATTGCTAAGACAATGGAAATCGAGCACCAGATTGTTGAGAAGCATCAAAAGATCTGCAGTTTGGAGGATGAATTTGGTGAGGCTCGGATTATTGAGGATGATGAGGCTAGGACCTTGATGGCGGAAGCAGCATTAAAATCGTGTCAAGAAACGTTGGCTCAGCTCCAGGAGAAACAAGAACAGTCCACCAACGAAGCAAAAGAGGAGTTTAAGAAGATAGAAGAAGCTCGTAAGAAACTTAAGTCGTTCAGGCAAAAGTACTTGGGTGATCCAGCTGATGAAACAGAACCAGATGAAAAAGATGATGAATCTGCTGAAGTAACAGATGTATCATCACAATGCACGAGCCAAGAAGAAGCCGGTGAGCAAATGGAGTCGTTGCATGGCAAGATGAACGAGCAATTCGATGCAAGCTCTATGTCATCTCTAACAGTGACACAATTGGCAGAGAAGATTGATGAGCTTGTGAATAAAGTAGTCAGCTTAGAAACAGCAGTTTCAACACAAACTGTTCTTATTGAGAGATTAAGAACAGAAGCCTGTGGACTCCACACACAAGTTCGGACTTTGGAAGACGATAAGGCAGCTACTCTGACAGAGGACACACACAATCTGAACGTTAGAGTGACCATGCTAGAGGAAAAGTTGAAGGGTATTCAGGATCTAAACAAAGACGTCGAAACTCAAAACAGCAGCCTTAAGACACACTTTGCTGAAGCTCACACCAGTCTTGGCCAGTTATCGTTCAAATTGACGAGTGTGAAACCAGATGAAGAGGTTGATGAGTCGGACTCATCTCAAGATGAAGAGGAGGATCTTGCTGATATCAGGTCACAAAAAGAgccagaaaaggaaaaaaatcatgttagtGCAAGTGAAGTTAAGAAAGAACAAGATCATGTTAGTGCAAGTGAAGTTAAGAAACAACAAGATCCTGTTAGTACAAGTGAAGTTAAGAAAGAACAAGATCTTCTTACAGTTGTTAGTGATAAAGAAGTTCAGGAAGATACAAAATCCCCTAAGAAACACGTCGAACTTCTAGAGCCAACAGTAGCTGAAAAAGGTGAAGAGAGAGTCTCATCCAAGTCTGAAAGTAGTGTTCATCATGAGCCAAAACCACAGGAAGACGAGGAGAAGGACGATGACCTTACATGGCAGCAAATGCTGTTGACTGGTTTGGAAGATAAAGAAAAGATCCTCTTAACAGAATATACAACAATTCTCAGGAATTACAAGGAATTAAAGAGGAAGCTGATTgaaatggagaagaaagaaagagacaCTGAATTCGAAGTCACGTTGCAGATAAGAGAgcttaaaagtgctatttcaaAGAAGGATGAAGAGATAGAAAGTTTACGTCTAAAGTTGAGTCTTGTACAAGGAAATGCTTCTGAAAGTTCAGAGTCGAAAGAAGAAAAACAGCAAGATCTCAATCCTTCTGATGATAGAAGCTTAAAACCTGTGGACACGCctaaaaaggaagagaagaaTGAACAGGATGTCAAGATCATTTTGATTGATCAACGTTCATCCCTCTCACCAGTTGAAGAGAAACTACGGATGGGCATTGATGCATTACTAGACGAAAACTTGGATTTCTGGCTAAGATTTAGCTCAGCATTTCATCAGATTCAAAAGTTCAAGACCACAGCCCAAGATTTGCAGGGCGAAATAACAACACtcaaagaaaaggaaacaaaagAGGGCAGCTCCAAAACAGACATGAAATCAGAAATCAGGCCAATATATAAACACCTGAGGGAGATTCAGAATGAGCTAACCGTATGGTTAGAACAAAGCTTGTCACTAAAAGATGAACTGAAACGTAGATTCTCGTCTTTATGCAGCATTCAGGAGGAAATTACAAAAGCATTAAAGGATGGcgttgaagaagatgaaatcaGATTCAGTAGCCATCAAGCTGCAAAGTTCCAAGGTGAAGTTTTGAACATGAAACAAGAAAACAACAAGGTTAGAGAGGAACTAGAAGCTGGTGTAGAGCATGTAACTACACTTCAAGTAGATGTTGAGAAGACATTACGAAAACTAGATCATCAGTTTGATGTTGGTGGAAATCAACCACAATTAACAAACTCAGCAAGTAGATCAAGGATACCTTTGAGAGCGTTCATCTTTGGAACGAAAGTAAAGAAGAACAAACGTTCGTTTTTTCATCACAATAGGAAATACCAGGTCCTGAAAGGTGGAGTACCTTTATAG
- the LOC125843769 gene encoding nicotinamidase 1: protein MGTVAAIDLLKSEIPVEEDEPLVLSGDVSTGLVLVDIVNGFCTVGAGNLAPVAPDRQISAMIDESVKLAKVFCEKKWPIYALRDSHHPDVPEPPHPPHCIAGTDESELVPALQWLENEPNVTVRCKDCIDGFLGSIEKDGSNVFVNWVKANEIKTILVVGICTDICVLDFVCSALSARNRGFLSPLKDAIVYSPGCATFDLPVQIARNIKGALPHPQELMHHIGLYMAKGRGAKVVSHISFDTTTNET from the exons ATGGGAACAGTGGCGGCGATTGACTTACTGAAGAGTGAGATTCCGGTGGAGGAAGATGAGCCGCTGGTTCTCTCCGGCGACGTTAGCACCGGTCTCGTACTCGTTGACATCGTTAATGGCTTCTGCACCGTAGGAGCTGGCAATTTG GCTCCGGTGGCACCTGATAGACAAATTTCAGCAATGATTGATGAGTCAGTTAAACTTGCAAAAGTGTTCTGTGAAAAGAAATGGCCTATCTATGCTCTTCGTGATTCTCATCATCCTGATGTGCCTGAGCCACCTCATCCTCCTCATTGTATCGCTGGAACAGATGAATCTGAGTTGGTTCCTG CTCTGCAGTGGTTGGAAAATGAACCAAATGTGACAGTGCGATGCAAGGATTGTATTGATGGGTTCCTTGGATCGATTGAGAAAGATGGATCTAATGTCTTTGTAAATTGGGTGAAAGCTAATGAGATTAAAACT ATATTGGTTGTAGGGATATGCACGGACATATGCGTGCTTGATTTTGTGTGTTCTGCCTTATCTGCACGGAACCGTGGATTTCTCTCCCCCCTGAAAGATGCGATTGTATATTCCCCTGGCTGTGCTACTTTTGATCTTCCAGTCCAGATTGCCAGAAATATTAAAGGAGCTTTACCTCATCCACAG GAATTGATGCATCACATAGGCCTTTACATGGCCAAAGGAAGAGGAGCAAAAGTAGTTTCACATATCTCATTTGACACAACAACCAACGAGACATAA
- the LOC125843755 gene encoding protein ecdysoneless homolog, with the protein MAEQDPYAASSANIFSHKNSRPADDTVFFSIYPDFTLNPTSPPPTITSQLQSLHLQILQTLSPFTSNYIWQHEPFNLTLSPTPIPPHLSGKLRYGDNLEDEWFVVFLLFQTSKHFPNVSIRVWDSDGEFLLIETAFHLPRWVNPDTATNRVFIRGGFLHIIPNSVIPTTPSIHEGLNLLRNEISTRAPEGVQSQLENRLKEYPDRAEKNVHKVRVRVPVSVAKVLKHEPCLISLAVEGFYDRDIDTMKFAAKMERFLGNGGSGEELVRVVVRMSRAMYAQLVQQTFQAPKCYPALPPRSDVGAYMEAELGMKIACGFVMIYQLKKRQGMEGKGSTWDAFRQSLERSGYFEGLLPGSNEYKRLMQNAEEYYKNSSLHARESATLSAPVRRIDEILALPDSADDFKDQELPPSDDDSWLYGGEDELTTVLQERQKEMELYNSKRKQKSKEQDGPSNYSDNFDLKDISKSMQAFVTKVASYEGAEVPEDRNVKEVDFDVDLFMKDMESFVRRQGNEDTGSDVDIEEGSSLDMEFDESEDESDIAEPHDDNDEGGAAFMHSYSDTLNEELKGTTLSNTFVRANGESIKKDEGTSTATENMEEDFTPVDVDFNLVKNFLDSFSSQDGLPGPASNLLGLMGLQLPPDASKGK; encoded by the exons ATGGCGGAGCAAGACCCTTACGCCGCCTCTTCCGCcaacatcttctcccataaaaacTCCCGTCCAGCTGACGACACCGTATTCTTCTCCATATACCCAGACTTTACCTTAAACCCCACTTCTCCTCCACCCACCATAACTTCTCAACTCCAATCCCTTCACCTCCAAATCCTCCAAACTCTCTCCCCTTTCACTTCCAATTACATATGGCAACACGAACCCTTCAACCTCACCCTTTCCCCCACCCCCATCCCTCCCCATCTCTCCGGCAAACTCCGGTACGGCGACAACCTCGAAGACGAATGGTTCGTTGTATTCCTCCTTTTCCAAACCTCAAAACACTTCCCTAATGTGTCAATTCGTGTTTGGGATAGTGACGGCGAGTTCTTGTTGATCGAAACAGCATTTCATCTCCCCCGCTGGGTTAACCCGGATACAGCGACGAACCGGGTTTTTATCCGAGGTGGGTTTCTTCATATTATCCCTAATTCGGTAATACCCACAACCCCATCAATCCATGAGGGGTTAAATTTGTTAAGAAATGAGATTAGTACTAGAGCACCTGAAGGAGTGCAGAGTCAGTTAGAGAATAGGTTGAAGGAGTATCCGGATAGAGCGGAGAAGAATGTGCATAAGGTTAGGGTTAGGGTTCCGGTGTCAGTTGCAAAAGTGTTAAAGCATGAGCCTTGTTTGATTTCCCTTGCGGTTGAAGGATTTTACGATAGGGATATTGATACAATGAAGTTCGCGGCGAAGATGGAGAGGTTTTTGGGGAATGGGGGTAGTGGGGAGGAGCTGGTTCGAGTTGTGGTTAGGATGTCTAGGGCAATGTATGCACAGTTGGTGCAGCAGACATTTCAGGCGCCGAAATGTTATCCGGCTTTGCCACCTAGGAGTGATGTGGGTGCTTATATGGAAGCTGAGCTGGGAATGAAGATTGCTTGTGGATTTGTGATGATTTATCAGTTGAAAAAGAGGCAGGGTATGGAGGGAAAAGGGAGTACTTGGGATGCGTTTAGGCAGAGTCTAGAACGGAGTGGGTACTTTGAAGGGCTGTTGCCAGGATCGAATGAGTATAAAAGATTGATGCAGAATGCTGAGGAGTATTACAAGAATAGTTCACTGCATGCGAGAGAAAG TGCTACACTAAGTGCTCCAGTGCGAAGAATAGATGAGATCCTTGCCCTTCCTGATTCTGCTGATGACTTTAAGGATCAGGAGCTACCGCCGTCTGATGATGATTCATGGCTTTATGGTGGGGAGGATGAGCTAACTACCGTTCTTCAAGAGAGGCAAAAGGAGATGGAACTTTACAATTCAAAAAGGAAACAGAAATCAAAAGAGCAGGATGGGCCCAGCAATTATTCTGATAATTTTGATCTAAAAGATATATCGAAGTCTATGCAAGCATTTGTCACAAAAGTGGCCAGTTATGAAGGTGCAGAGGTTCCAGAAGACAG GAATGTAAAGGAAGTGGACTTTGATGTGGATCTCTTTATGAAAGACATGGAATCATTTGTGAGGCGTCAGGGAAATGAAGACACTGGCAGTGATGTTGATATAGAAGAAGGGTCATCATTGGATATGGAGTTCG ATGAATCTGAAGATGAGAGTGATATTGCCGAGCCACATGATGATAATGATGAGGGAGGTGCCGCTTTCATGCATTCGTATTCGGACACTCTGAATGAAGAACTGAAAGGCACCACTCTTAGTAATACCTTTGTCCGTGCAAATGGAGAGTCCATAAAGAAAGATGAG GGAACATCTACTGCTACAGAAAACATGGAAGAGGATTTCACTCCGGTAGATGTGGATTTCAATCTCGTAAAGAATTTCCTCGATTCGTTTTCTTCTCAAGATGGACTTCCAGGACCTGCTTCTAACTTGCTTGGACTTATGGGTCTACAGCTACCACCAGATGCTAGCAAAGGGAAATAA
- the LOC125843772 gene encoding LOW QUALITY PROTEIN: protein SKIP34 (The sequence of the model RefSeq protein was modified relative to this genomic sequence to represent the inferred CDS: deleted 1 base in 1 codon): MCYGGQRLPSKDDLTDPTRRARTLPAANENAVVVENLRDRLAETEARLERARAREAELSRQLEEMKRYVCVMEILECYLKHRYREQQVRTLAVVNSK, translated from the exons ATGTGTTACGGCGGTCAACGATTACCGTCA AAAGACGACTTAACCGACCCGACCCGCCGGGCCCGAACTTTACCGGCGGCGAACGAGAACGCTGTGGTAGTTGAAAACCTCCGGGACCGGTTAGCTGAGACAGAGGCGCGGTTAGAGCGAGCTAGGGCTCGGGAAGCGGAGCTGAGCCGACAGCTGGAGGAGATGAAGAGGTACGTCTGCGTTATGGAAATTCTGGAATGTTACCTCAAGCACCGATACAGAGAACAGCAAGTCAGAACCCTAGCAGTGGTAAATTCGAAGTAA